The DNA window CCGCGGCCACCAGCATCAGAAACCCGTAGAACGTCGGGGGCCAGCTGCCCGTCACCAGTCCGACGCCCAGTGGGCCCGCGCCCAGTACCAGGCCGGGCAGGGCGAGGGTGCGCCGGTACGAGCGGGCTTGGGTGGGGACGGTGCACTCCGCGAAGGGGGTAAGGGCCGCCCAGTGCACCCCGAACCGGACGTCCGGCCACGACGCCCCGCCCCACACATGCCCGAGGCCATGCAGGGCCTCGTGGAGCACCACGCCGACCGTGAAGGCCGAGAGGAACAGCAGAATGCCGCCCGGGTCGGTGGGAAACGGCGGATCGGGCAGGCCCCAAAGCGCAAGGTACGGCCCGAGGGCGAGGAGGGCGATGGGGGCGAGGAGGGCTGCGCCCCGAGCTTGCGCCTCGGCTGGGGGCAATACGGCACGGCGCGGCCGACGCGGAACGTCGGGGGCGGAGGGCGGACCGGAGTCGCTGATGTGGACGGGCGGGTTGCGTGAGCGGTAACGGGCG is part of the Salinibacter ruber DSM 13855 genome and encodes:
- a CDS encoding DUF3267 domain-containing protein encodes the protein MPPAEAQARGAALLAPIALLALGPYLALWGLPDPPFPTDPGGILLFLSAFTVGVVLHEALHGLGHVWGGASWPDVRFGVHWAALTPFAECTVPTQARSYRRTLALPGLVLGAGPLGVGLVTGSWPPTFYGFLMLVAAAGDLLILWILVGVPADAWVQDHPRQVGCLVVDDAGPDPPPPVSDDDLPDATAGDSSPSFLQLLLLAALSAVAAAVGFVIALG